The Ananas comosus cultivar F153 linkage group 2, ASM154086v1, whole genome shotgun sequence genome contains a region encoding:
- the LOC109706502 gene encoding transcription factor MYB34-like, whose translation MGRSPCCEKVGLKKGPWTPEEDQKLLAYIEEHGHGSWRALPAKAGLQRCGKSCRLRWTNYLRPDIKRGKFSLQEEQTIIQLHALLGNRWSAIATHLPKRTDNEIKNYWNTHLKKRLAKMGIDPVTHKPKNETLGSPQGYSKSTANLSHIAQWESARLEAEARLARESKLRATSLSATLRTTEGSPTSTLSFSENNNMLRAAINGPGSGELVADEEVEWKCLGKRTNTDFLGFQVDTATTLAFGGEVQWIPETSDGEVGAGFTGMLLDNSSDVGGGESNNARGGSSIEEGEESGNYWNSIFNLVISSSPPDSPSVF comes from the exons ATGGGCAGGTCGCCGTGTTGCGAGAAGGTGGGACTGAAGAAAGGCCCGTGGACGCCGGAAGAGGACCAGAAGCTCCTCGCCTACATCGAGGAGCACGGCCACGGGAGCTGGCGCGCATTGCCGGCAAAGGCCG GTTTGCAGAGGTGCGGAAAGAGTTGTAGGCTGAGATGGACCAACTACCTGAGGCCTGATATAAAGAGGGGGAAATTCAGCTTACAGGAGGAGCAAACTATTATCCAACTACATGCTCTGCTTGGTAACAG ATGGTCAGCTATAGCTACCCACCTACCGAAAAGAACGGACAACGAGATCAAGAACTACTGGAACACCCACCTAAAGAAGAGGCTGGCGAAGATGGGCATCGACCCGGTAACTCACAAGCCGAAGAACGAAACCCTGGGCTCGCCCCAAGGCTACTCCAAGAGCACGGCCAACCTCAGCCACATCGCTCAGTGGGAGAGCGCGCGCCTTGAAGCCGAGGCTCGGCTTGCGAGGGAATCCAAACTCCGAGCGACATCCCTCTCTGCCACTCTCCGCACGACGGAGGGGTCACCGACATCCACATTGAGCTTCTCAGAGAATAATAACATGCTCCGTGCTGCGATCAATGGGCCAGGGAGTGGAGAATTGGTAGCAGATGAAGAAGTGGAGTGGAAATGCCTCGGAAAGAGGACGAACACCGACTTCTTGGGCTTCCAGGTGGATACGGCGACGACTTTGGCTTTTGGCGGAGAAGTGCAGTGGATTCCAGAAACATCCGATGGGGAAGTCGGCGCCGGATTCACTGGCATGCTGCTGGATAATTCGTCCGACGTTGGTGGTGGCGAATCCAATAATGCACGCGGAGGGAGCTCTATTGAGGAGGGGGAAGAGAGCGGGAACTACTGGAATAGTATCTTCAACTTGGTGATTTCATCGTCCCCTCCGGATTCGCCATCGGTATTCTGA